A part of Osmerus mordax isolate fOsmMor3 chromosome 10, fOsmMor3.pri, whole genome shotgun sequence genomic DNA contains:
- the rbp3 gene encoding retinol-binding protein 3, with the protein MAEILLENYCFPENLMGMQEAIQQAIESGEILQISDRKTLAAVLTVGVQGALNDPRLAVSYEPNFVLVTPPVLPSLPMEQLVRLVRNSVKLELLENNVGYLRIDRIIGEETAAKLGPLLRDNIWNKVAHASSLIFDLRFSTAGEQSGVPFIISFFSDPGPPVHIDTIFDRPSNTTEELWTMPSILGERFGKKKDLIILTSKRTMGASEAVAYTLKHMKRAIIVGERSAGGSVKVQKIRIGDSGFYITVPVARSVNPITGQSWEVSGVSPSVNVIAKEAVANAISLLAVRSTIPKAVQTISDIIGRFYSFTDRVPTLLLHLASSDFFSVVSEEDLAAKLNHELQSVCEDPRLIIKLSQDHPVIIEEDFEPEKVPDDPEFLKNLVDTVFKVQILPGNTGYLSFDKFGEVSVMDQLAEEIAKKVYEPLKDTENLIIDLRYNTGGPSASLPILLSFLQDESQKRHFFTIYDRIQNATTEYNTLAGFTGPVYGSKRGVYVLTSYYTASAGEEFAYLMQSLHRGTVIGEITSGTLMHSKSFQVEDTDIVITVPFVNFIDNSGECWLGGGVVPDAIVLAEDAVENAHEIIEFHKGVRTLVEEAGKLLEIHYAIPEVALKVSKVLLTKWAEGSYRAVVDYESLASQLTSDLQETSGDHRLHIFYCDIEPESLHDVPKIPTAEEVGYIIDALFKSEVLPGNVGYLRFDMMVDVEVVKAIGPQLIKLIWSKLVNTDTLIIDMRYNTGGYPTAIPLLCTYFFDAAPLRHLYTVFDRSTTTMSEIMTLPEVMGQRYGSSKDVYILTSHMTGSAAEAFTRTMKDLNRATVIGEPTVGGSLSSGTYRIADSILYASVPNQLVLSAVTGKVWSVSGVTPDIEVDPEDALAKAIEIINLRAQIPAIVEGAGALVADNYAFQSVGADVAEKLNGILASGDYSMVSSKEELEIKLTADLKTLSGDKSLRTTHNTPVLPPMDYTPEMFIQLIKVSFQTDVFENNIGYLRFDMFGDFEEVRAIAQIIVEHVWNKVVNTDGMIVDLRNNIGGPTTAIAGFCSYFFDADKQVLLDKLYDRPSGTTKELWTLPELTGTRYGTKKSLLILTSGATAGAAEEFVYIMKKHGRAMIVGETTSGSSHPPNTFRVGESDIFLSIPTVHSDTTQGPAWEGAGIAPHIPVPAEAALDTAKGILNKHFGSQK; encoded by the exons ATGGCTGAGATTCTTCTGGAAAACTACTGCTTCCCTGAGAACCTGATGGGGATGCAAGAGGCCATCCAGCAAGCTATTGAAAGCGGAGAGATCCTGCAGATCTCTGACAGGAAGACCCTGGCCGCCGTCCTGACGGTCGGGGTGCAGGGGGCGCTCAATGACCCCCGCCTCGCCGTGTCCTACGAACCTAACTTTGTCCTGGTGACGCCGCCAGTGCTGCCATCCCTCCCCATGGAGCAGCTGGTGAGGCTGGTGAGGAACTCTGTGAAGCTGGAGCTGCTGGAAAACAACGTGGGTTACCTGAGGATCGACCGGATCATCGGGGAGGAAACGGCAGCCAAGCTCGGCCCATTGCTGAGGGACAACATCTGGAACAAAGTGGCACACGCCTCCTCCCTGATCTTTGACCTCCGCTTCAGCACGGCTGGAGAACAGTCTGGAGTTCCCTTCATCATCTCCTTCTTCTCTGACCCAGGGCCCCCCGTCCACATAGACACCATATTTGACAGACCCTCCAACACCACCGAGGAGCTGTGGACCATGCCATCCATCTTGGGAGAAAGGTTCGGCAAGAAAAAGGACCTGATCATTCTGACCAGCAAGCGAACCATGGGGGCGTCTGAAGCAGTGGCCTACACTCTGAAGCACATGAAGAGGGCAATCATTGTGGGGGAGCGGTCGGCTGGAGGCTCTGTAAAAGTGCAGAAGATCAGGATTGGAGATTCAGGGTTCTACATCACAGTTCCTGTTGCCAGGTCAGTCAACCCAATCACTGGTCAGAGCTGGGAGGTGAGTGGCGTGTCACCGTCAGTTAATGTGATCGCTAAAGAAGCCGTGGCAAACGCGATATCCCTATTGGCTGTCAGGAGTACCATTCCGAAGGCAGTCCAGACCATATCTGATATTATCGGACGGTTCTACTCCTTCACAGACAGGGTTccaactctcctcctccatcttgccTCCTCTGACTTCTTCTCCGTTGTCTCAGAGGAAGACCTGGCAGCCAAACTCAACCACGAGCTGCAGTCCGTTTGTGAGGACCCTCGGTTGATCATCAAGCTGTCCCAGGACCATCCAGTCATCATTGAGGAGGACTTTGAACCCGAGAAGGTTCCAGATGACCCAGAGTTCCTGAAGAACTTGGTGGATACTGTTTTCAAAGTACAGATTCTACCCGGTAACACTGGTTACCTGAGTTTTGATAAGTTCGGCGAGGTGTCTGTAATGGATCAACTTGCCGAAGAAATTGCCAAAAAGGTATATGAGCCCCTGAAAGACACTGAGAACCTGATAATAGACCTGCGCTACAACACAGGAGGGCCTTCAGCTTCACTTCccatccttctttccttcctccaaGACGAATCACAAAAACGCCACTTCTTCACCATTTACGACAGGATACAAAACGCCACCACAGAGTACAACACCTTGGCTGGTTTTACAGGCCCAGTCTATGGCTCCAAGCGAGGGGTGTACGTTCTGACCAGCTACTATACCGCCAGTGCTGGGGAGGAGTTTGCCTATCTGATGCAGTCTCTTCACCGTGGCACCGTTATCGGAGAGATCACCTCAGGGACTCTGATGCACTCCAAGTCGTTCCAGGTTGAAGACACCGACATTGTTATAACTGTCCCTTTTGTGAACTTCATAGACAACAGTGGAGAGTgctggctggggggaggagttgTGCCTGATGCCATAGTGTTAGCTGAGGATGCTGTGGAAAATGCTCATGAGATCATCGAGTTCCACAAAGGGGTCAGAACCCTGGTGGAGGAAGCTGGCAAGCTGCTGGAGATTCATTACGCCATCCCAGAGGTCGCTCTTAAGGTCAGTAAGGTTCTGCTGACCAAGTGGGCTGAGGGGTCATACAGAGCGGTGGTGGATTACGAATCTCTCGCCTCAcaactgacctctgacctccaggagaCGTCAGGTGACCACCGCCTCCACATTTTCTACTGCGACATTGAGCCAGAGTCGCTCCACGACGTGCCCAAAATCCCCACGGCCGAGGAGGTGGGCTACATCATCGACGCACTGTTCAAGAGCGAGGTGTTGCCAGGGAATGTGGGATACTTACGGTTTGACATGATGGTAGACGTGGAGGTTGTCAAAGCCATCGGCCCCCAGCTCATCAAACTGATCTGGAGCAAACTGGTGAACACTGATACATTGATAATCGACATGAGGTACAATACAGGCGGCTACCCCACTGCCATCCCACTGCTGTGCACCTACTTCTTTGACGCTGCACCTCTCAGGCACCTCTACACTGTCTTTGACCGCTCAACCACCACCATGTCGGAGATCATGACCCTGCCAGAGGTCATGGGTCAACGGTACGGCTCTTCCAAAGACGTCTACATCCTGACCAGTCACATGACTGGCTCGGCCGCTGAAGCCTTCACCAGGACCATGAAGGACCTTAACAGGGCCACGGTGATCGGGGAACCCACCGTGGGGGGGTCACTCTCCAGTGGGACGTATCGGATTGCGGACAGTATCCTGTATGCTTCGGTCCCCAACCAGCTGGTCCTGAGTGCCGTCACAGGGAAGGTGTGGAGTGTGTCTG GAGTGACCCCCGACATTGAGGTAGACCCAGAAGATGCCCTCGCCAAAGCAATTGAGATCATCAACCTCCGTGCCCAGATCCCTGCCATCGTTGAAGGAGCTGGAGCACTGGTGGCAGATAATTACGCATTTCAGAGCGTGGGAGCTGACGTAGCGGAGAAGTTGAATGGTATCCTGGCCAGTGGAGACTATAGCATGGTCTCCTCCAAGGAAGAACTGGAGATCAAACTCACTGCTGATCTCAAGACTTTGTCAGGGGACAAAAGTCTGAGGACCACCCACAACACACCAGTCCTGCCCCCAATG GACTATACTCCTGAGATGTTTATCCAGCTGATCAAGGTGTCATTCCAAACTGATGTATTCGAGAATAACATTGGCTACCTGCGCTTCGACATGTTTGGGGACTTCGAGGAGGTCCGCGCCATTGCACAAATCATCGTAGAACATGTGTGGAACAAAGTAGTCAACACTGACGGAATGATTGTTGACCTCAG GAACAACATTGGAGGACCGACCACAGCCATAGCAGGGTTTTGCTCCTACTTCTTTGATGCAGACAAGCAGGTCCTTCTGGACAAGCTGTACGACAGACCATCTGGCACCACTAAGGAGCTATGGACCCTGCCTGAACTTACTG GTACGAGATACGGCACCAAGAAAAGTCTGCTCATCCTGACCAGCGGAGCCACAGCCGGTGCCGCCGAAGAGTTTGTCTACATCATGAAGAAGCACGGCCGAGCCATGATCGTTGGGGAGACCACCTCCGgctcctcccacccacccaacaCGTTCCGCGTGGGCGAGTCTGACATCTTCCTCAGCATCCCCACCGTCCACTCCGACACTACCCAGGGACCCGCCTGGGAGGGGGCCGGTATTGCCCCCCACATCCCTGTGCCCGCCGAGGCGGCCCTCGACACAGCCAAGGGTATCCTCAACAAGCACTTTGGTAGCCAGAAGTGA